Proteins found in one Hevea brasiliensis isolate MT/VB/25A 57/8 chromosome 18, ASM3005281v1, whole genome shotgun sequence genomic segment:
- the LOC110643364 gene encoding uncharacterized protein LOC110643364 isoform X3 has translation MDLHHHHHHHHHHAVEFDVEFWPVEHPLEPQDEDRPVKCPIPASSVVNDGSLREEKYGYGESLRKRTEVPAVVSKEGIVIVAAEPPLQAVRKRHHTLTQEDHIITPLPRMPPLPPVPTQNVTIFQMLQQLDEFEC, from the exons ATGGATttacaccatcatcatcatcatcatcatcatcatgcaGTTGAATTTGATGTTGAATTCTGGCCTGTTGAACACCCATTGGAGCCCCAGGATGAGGATCGCCCTGTCAAATGCCCAATTCCAGCCTCCTCTGTTGTCAAT GATGGAAGCTTGCGCGAGGAGAAGTATGGATATGGTGAGAGCTTGAGGAAGAGAACAGAGGTTCCAGCAGTAGTGAGCAAAGAAGGCATTGTTATTGTGGCTGCAGAGCCTCCACTTCAAGCAGTGCGTAAAAGGCACCATACTCTTACCCAAGAAGATCATATAATAACACCTTTACCAAGAATGCCTCCTCTTCCTCCTGTTCCCACCCAGAATGTTACCATCTTTCAAATGCTTCAACAGTTGGATGAGTTTGAGTGTTAG
- the LOC110643364 gene encoding uncharacterized protein LOC110643364 isoform X1, with protein sequence MGLSCGEHDFDKRESEVPLIDETRQSRQRCSDMDLHHHHHHHHHHAVEFDVEFWPVEHPLEPQDEDRPVKCPIPASSVVNDGSLREEKYGYGESLRKRTEVPAVVSKEGIVIVAAEPPLQAVRKRHHTLTQEDHIITPLPRMPPLPPVPTQNVTIFQMLQQLDEFEC encoded by the exons ATGGGATTGTCATGTGGGGAGCATGATTTC GATAAGAGAGAAAGTGAAGTCCCACTGATAGATGAGACTAGACAGAGCAGACAAAGGTGTAGTGACATGGATttacaccatcatcatcatcatcatcatcatcatgcaGTTGAATTTGATGTTGAATTCTGGCCTGTTGAACACCCATTGGAGCCCCAGGATGAGGATCGCCCTGTCAAATGCCCAATTCCAGCCTCCTCTGTTGTCAAT GATGGAAGCTTGCGCGAGGAGAAGTATGGATATGGTGAGAGCTTGAGGAAGAGAACAGAGGTTCCAGCAGTAGTGAGCAAAGAAGGCATTGTTATTGTGGCTGCAGAGCCTCCACTTCAAGCAGTGCGTAAAAGGCACCATACTCTTACCCAAGAAGATCATATAATAACACCTTTACCAAGAATGCCTCCTCTTCCTCCTGTTCCCACCCAGAATGTTACCATCTTTCAAATGCTTCAACAGTTGGATGAGTTTGAGTGTTAG
- the LOC110643364 gene encoding uncharacterized protein LOC110643364 isoform X2: protein MRLDRADKGVVTWIYTIIIIIIIIMQLNLMLNSGLLNTHWSPRMRIALSNAQFQPPLLSIVVLKDGSLREEKYGYGESLRKRTEVPAVVSKEGIVIVAAEPPLQAVRKRHHTLTQEDHIITPLPRMPPLPPVPTQNVTIFQMLQQLDEFEC from the exons ATGAGACTAGACAGAGCAGACAAAGGTGTAGTGACATGGATttacaccatcatcatcatcatcatcatcatcatgcaGTTGAATTTGATGTTGAATTCTGGCCTGTTGAACACCCATTGGAGCCCCAGGATGAGGATCGCCCTGTCAAATGCCCAATTCCAGCCTCCTCTGTTGTCAAT AGTGGTTTTGAAGGATGGAAGCTTGCGCGAGGAGAAGTATGGATATGGTGAGAGCTTGAGGAAGAGAACAGAGGTTCCAGCAGTAGTGAGCAAAGAAGGCATTGTTATTGTGGCTGCAGAGCCTCCACTTCAAGCAGTGCGTAAAAGGCACCATACTCTTACCCAAGAAGATCATATAATAACACCTTTACCAAGAATGCCTCCTCTTCCTCCTGTTCCCACCCAGAATGTTACCATCTTTCAAATGCTTCAACAGTTGGATGAGTTTGAGTGTTAG